The Hydrogenophaga crocea genome contains a region encoding:
- a CDS encoding ABC transporter substrate-binding protein — protein sequence MNMKSFPGAKSALFLGAALCLAAPVHAQYTQDVVKIGFATDMSGLFSDIDGAGGVEAVRMAIADFGGQVNGKKIELMFVDHQNKPDIASTKAREWIDVNQVDLLLGGVNSAVGLAMSKVSAEKKTVYISVGAGTARLTNEECTPYTVNYALDTIAQARVAGRAVTDAGGKSWYFLVADYAFGHSLEKDTSEVVKSAGGQVQGSVRHPVSASDFSSFLMQAQASRAQVLGLANAGSDLHNSVKAAAEFGVNRNMRMTAMMQFISDTHTMGLQATQGMYLSEAWYWDLNEETRAWSRRFFEKTKRMPSVLQAGAYSATTTYLNAVKAVGTDNADKVMAQLKTAKINDFFAKNGYIRPDGRMVHDYYLMQVKKPSESKYPWDYYNLVATVKGEDAFNTKAESKCALWK from the coding sequence ATGAACATGAAATCCTTCCCCGGCGCCAAGTCCGCGCTCTTCCTGGGCGCCGCCCTGTGCCTGGCCGCACCGGTGCATGCGCAGTACACGCAAGACGTGGTCAAGATCGGTTTCGCCACCGACATGTCCGGCCTGTTCTCCGACATCGACGGCGCGGGTGGCGTGGAGGCCGTGCGCATGGCGATTGCCGACTTCGGCGGTCAGGTGAATGGCAAGAAGATCGAGCTGATGTTCGTGGACCACCAGAACAAGCCCGACATCGCGTCCACCAAAGCGCGGGAGTGGATCGACGTGAACCAGGTCGATCTGTTGCTGGGCGGGGTGAACTCCGCCGTCGGCCTGGCCATGTCCAAGGTGTCGGCCGAGAAGAAGACGGTCTACATCTCGGTGGGCGCCGGTACCGCCCGCCTCACCAACGAGGAGTGCACGCCCTACACCGTGAACTACGCGCTCGACACCATCGCGCAGGCGCGTGTGGCCGGCCGGGCGGTGACGGATGCGGGCGGCAAGTCCTGGTACTTCCTGGTGGCCGACTACGCCTTCGGCCATTCGCTGGAGAAGGACACCTCCGAGGTGGTGAAGTCCGCCGGGGGGCAGGTGCAGGGCTCGGTGCGCCACCCGGTGTCGGCGTCGGACTTTTCCTCGTTCCTGATGCAGGCGCAGGCGTCGCGGGCGCAGGTGCTGGGCCTGGCCAATGCGGGCAGCGATCTGCACAACTCGGTCAAGGCCGCCGCCGAGTTCGGCGTCAACCGCAACATGCGCATGACCGCCATGATGCAGTTCATCTCGGACACCCACACCATGGGCCTGCAGGCCACCCAGGGCATGTACCTGTCCGAGGCCTGGTACTGGGACCTGAACGAGGAAACCCGCGCCTGGTCGCGCCGCTTCTTCGAGAAGACCAAGCGCATGCCCTCGGTGCTGCAGGCCGGGGCCTACTCGGCCACCACCACCTACCTCAACGCGGTGAAGGCGGTGGGCACCGACAACGCCGACAAGGTCATGGCGCAGCTCAAGACCGCGAAGATCAACGACTTCTTCGCCAAGAACGGCTACATCCGCCCCGACGGCCGCATGGTGCACGACTACTACCTGATGCAGGTGAAGAAGCCATCCGAATCCAAGTACCCCTGGGATTACTACAACCTGGTGGCCACGGTGAAGGGCGAAGACGCCTTCAACACCAAGGCCGAATCGAAGTGCGCGCTGTGGAAGTGA
- a CDS encoding RidA family protein → MQFIQAPGLPAPAGHYAQAVRANGFVFVSGMLPDPALPDFDSQVRDVLQRCHQVLQAAGCDWPQVVQCTAYLAGVGHWPAFNAVYAQVLGPHRPARAVVPVPELHHGCLIELQLVAVTTAE, encoded by the coding sequence ATGCAATTCATCCAGGCGCCCGGCCTGCCCGCGCCCGCAGGCCACTACGCGCAGGCCGTGCGGGCCAACGGTTTCGTGTTCGTGTCGGGCATGCTGCCCGACCCCGCCCTGCCGGACTTCGATTCGCAGGTGCGCGACGTGTTGCAGCGCTGCCATCAGGTGTTGCAGGCCGCGGGATGCGACTGGCCCCAGGTGGTGCAGTGCACCGCCTACCTCGCGGGCGTTGGCCACTGGCCAGCATTCAATGCGGTCTATGCGCAGGTGCTGGGCCCGCATCGCCCGGCGCGGGCCGTGGTGCCGGTGCCCGAGCTGCACCATGGCTGCCTGATCGAGCTGCAGCTGGTTGCCGTGACCACCGCCGAATGA
- a CDS encoding aldehyde dehydrogenase — protein sequence MDTRTSPSDARTERLQMYIGGQWVDGSSGRTLDSLNPYTQQVWATVPDAGEADVKAAIAAARDAFDNGPWRRTTPQQRAALMRKLGDLIARDAERMARIESMDNGKLLREMLGQWNYLPQWMYHYAGMATQSQGDVLPSDRPNFIAFTRKEPIGVVAAITPWNSPCLLMMFKLAPALAAGCTFVVKPSEHTPVSTLRFAELVEEAGFPPGVFNVVTGGADAGRWLVSSPDIDKISFTGSDGVGKAIARAGAENLTRVSLELGGKSPQVVFEDCDIEAAVNGVISGVYAATGQTCMAGSRLVVHRSIHDQVVERLVARARSIKLGDPLDLASEMGPAATGQQFNKILSMVKAAEAEGACLAYGGRQDALGGYFVQPTILTQVHNGMDIAREEVFGPVLSVITFDTEEEAIRIANDTRYGLAAGIWTQNVQRAHRVATQLRAGSVWVNAYRVTAPFAPFGGFKHSGIGRENGQDGLDAFLETKTVWVELSGNLRDPFKLG from the coding sequence ATGGACACCCGAACCTCCCCTTCCGACGCCCGCACCGAACGCCTGCAGATGTACATCGGTGGGCAATGGGTCGATGGCAGCAGCGGCCGCACGCTCGACAGCCTCAACCCCTACACCCAGCAGGTCTGGGCCACCGTTCCCGATGCCGGCGAAGCCGACGTGAAAGCCGCCATCGCGGCTGCCCGTGACGCCTTCGACAACGGGCCGTGGCGCCGCACCACGCCGCAACAGCGGGCCGCGCTGATGCGCAAGCTCGGTGACCTGATCGCGCGCGACGCCGAGCGCATGGCGCGCATCGAGTCGATGGACAACGGCAAGTTGCTGCGCGAGATGCTCGGCCAGTGGAATTACCTGCCCCAGTGGATGTACCACTACGCCGGCATGGCCACGCAGAGCCAGGGCGACGTGTTGCCCAGCGACCGACCCAACTTCATCGCCTTCACGCGCAAGGAACCCATCGGGGTCGTCGCGGCCATCACGCCGTGGAACTCGCCCTGCCTGCTCATGATGTTCAAGCTCGCACCGGCGCTCGCTGCCGGCTGCACCTTCGTGGTGAAGCCCTCGGAGCACACCCCGGTGTCCACGCTGCGCTTCGCCGAGCTGGTGGAGGAGGCGGGGTTTCCGCCAGGCGTCTTCAACGTCGTCACGGGTGGGGCCGACGCGGGGCGCTGGCTGGTGTCCAGCCCCGACATCGACAAGATCAGCTTCACTGGCTCGGACGGCGTGGGCAAGGCCATCGCACGGGCCGGCGCCGAGAACCTCACGCGCGTGTCGCTCGAGCTCGGCGGCAAGTCGCCGCAGGTGGTGTTCGAGGACTGTGACATCGAGGCGGCGGTCAACGGCGTCATCTCCGGCGTGTACGCGGCCACTGGCCAGACCTGCATGGCGGGCTCGCGTCTCGTGGTGCACCGATCCATCCACGACCAGGTGGTCGAGCGGCTGGTGGCCCGCGCGCGCAGCATCAAGCTCGGCGACCCGCTGGACCTGGCCAGCGAAATGGGACCGGCCGCCACCGGCCAGCAGTTCAACAAGATCCTGTCGATGGTGAAGGCGGCCGAGGCCGAAGGGGCCTGCCTGGCCTACGGCGGCCGCCAGGATGCGCTGGGCGGCTACTTCGTGCAGCCCACGATCCTCACCCAGGTGCACAACGGCATGGACATCGCGCGCGAGGAGGTGTTCGGGCCGGTGCTGTCGGTGATCACCTTCGACACCGAAGAGGAAGCGATCCGCATCGCCAACGACACGCGCTACGGCCTGGCCGCCGGCATATGGACGCAGAACGTGCAGCGCGCGCACCGCGTGGCCACGCAGCTGCGCGCCGGCAGCGTCTGGGTCAATGCCTACCGCGTCACCGCACCGTTCGCGCCCTTTGGCGGCTTCAAGCACAGCGGCATCGGCCGCGAGAACGGGCAGGACGGGCTCGACGCCTTCCTCGAAACCAAGACCGTGTGGGTGGAGCTGAGCGGCAACCTGCGCGATCCGTTCAAGCTGGGTTGA